A single genomic interval of Shewanella halotolerans harbors:
- a CDS encoding DUF1501 domain-containing protein: protein MNRREFIKGLAALTSMAACSRFALANTGNANGQFWVFVSADGGWDTTSVCDPKGNIEYSSPKGVINNYNTSAIRQVGNFQIAPMLNSSYSGPDHLGNFFNAQYQNLRVFNGVDCGTNSHTAGMHAFATGHQSPAYPTTPALIASLNQSQYLMPYYLGSGYGKTAGIVQAARLNDLSRVSSMADTGRYLPQDILEMVNSEQQAALSDYSNSALNDAELVALSQFGNAHTHGGDLSRLLNSMPANPSSGQLLRAEIAAAAFAAGLSTTASIGLGAFDTHSNNDEGQGKEIPAYFELINHLIAQLQYQGIADRTTIVMGSDFGRTPYYNGDQGKDHWSIGSMMVWDKQMTGNLLVGATDSQLRAQAVDPNSLALSQDGIILSPGHLHAAIRAKMGIGQASELSFKFPLGVETLGLLD from the coding sequence ATGAACAGAAGAGAATTTATAAAAGGCCTGGCAGCACTGACTTCTATGGCGGCTTGCAGTCGCTTCGCCCTGGCCAACACCGGCAACGCCAACGGTCAGTTTTGGGTGTTTGTGAGTGCCGACGGCGGCTGGGATACCACCTCTGTGTGTGATCCTAAGGGTAATATCGAGTACAGCAGTCCAAAGGGAGTGATCAATAATTACAACACCTCGGCGATCCGTCAGGTGGGAAATTTTCAGATTGCCCCTATGCTGAATTCAAGTTACAGCGGACCAGATCATCTGGGTAATTTCTTTAATGCTCAGTATCAAAATTTGCGGGTATTCAACGGTGTCGATTGTGGTACCAATAGTCATACCGCCGGTATGCATGCCTTTGCCACCGGCCATCAGTCTCCGGCCTACCCGACAACGCCGGCCTTGATTGCCTCCCTCAATCAGTCCCAGTACCTGATGCCTTATTATCTGGGATCGGGTTATGGTAAGACGGCTGGCATAGTGCAGGCGGCACGCCTCAATGACTTGAGTCGGGTAAGTAGCATGGCCGATACCGGTAGATACCTGCCTCAGGATATTCTGGAGATGGTGAATAGTGAGCAGCAGGCGGCATTGAGCGACTATAGCAATTCGGCGCTCAACGATGCCGAGCTGGTGGCATTGTCTCAGTTTGGCAATGCTCATACTCACGGGGGAGATCTCTCCCGTTTGCTCAACTCTATGCCGGCTAACCCCTCCAGCGGTCAGTTGTTGCGGGCAGAGATCGCGGCTGCCGCCTTTGCTGCCGGTCTGTCGACCACTGCATCTATCGGCCTGGGGGCTTTCGATACCCATAGCAACAATGACGAGGGACAAGGTAAGGAGATCCCGGCCTACTTCGAGTTGATCAATCATCTCATTGCACAACTGCAATACCAAGGGATTGCCGATCGCACCACCATAGTGATGGGATCCGATTTTGGTCGTACCCCATACTACAATGGCGATCAGGGCAAAGATCATTGGAGCATAGGTAGCATGATGGTGTGGGATAAGCAGATGACAGGCAATCTGTTGGTGGGAGCCACAGATAGTCAGCTCAGAGCGCAAGCCGTGGATCCAAACTCTTTGGCACTGTCACAAGACGGGATAATACTTAGTCCTGGTCATTTGCATGCGGCAATTCGAGCCAAGATGGGGATAGGTCAGGCTAGCGAGTTAAGCTTTAAGTTCCCATTAGGCGTGGAGACGCTGGGGCTACTCGACTAA
- the ompR gene encoding osmolarity response regulator transcription factor OmpR — protein sequence MGQETSKILVVDDDMRLRALLERYLMEQGYQVRSAANAEQMDRLLERENFHLLVLDLMLPGEDGLSICRRLRQNGNTIPIVMLTAKGDEVDRIIGLELGADDYLPKPFNPRELLARIKAVMRRQAPEVPGAPTQQEEEITFGEFTLNLATREMYHGEEAISLTSGEFAVLKVLVSHPREPLSRDKLMNLARGRDYSALERSIDVQVSRLRRLIEKDAANPRYIQTVWGLGYVFVPDGAARR from the coding sequence CGTTGTCGACGATGATATGCGCCTAAGAGCCCTGCTAGAGCGTTACCTGATGGAACAGGGTTACCAGGTCAGGAGCGCCGCCAATGCCGAGCAGATGGACAGGCTGCTGGAGCGGGAAAACTTCCACCTGCTAGTGCTGGATCTTATGTTGCCGGGCGAGGATGGCCTCTCAATCTGCCGTCGCCTGCGCCAAAATGGCAATACGATTCCCATAGTTATGCTGACCGCCAAGGGTGACGAGGTGGACCGCATCATAGGCCTTGAGCTGGGCGCCGACGATTACCTGCCCAAGCCTTTCAACCCCAGAGAACTCCTTGCTCGTATCAAGGCGGTCATGCGCCGTCAGGCCCCCGAGGTCCCGGGTGCGCCGACACAGCAGGAAGAGGAGATCACCTTCGGTGAATTTACCCTTAACCTGGCCACCCGCGAGATGTACCACGGCGAAGAGGCGATCTCCCTCACCAGCGGCGAATTTGCCGTGCTCAAGGTGCTGGTGAGTCATCCCAGAGAGCCACTGTCACGGGACAAGTTGATGAACCTGGCCCGCGGCCGCGACTATTCGGCGCTTGAGCGCTCGATCGACGTACAGGTATCGCGCCTGCGTCGCCTGATCGAGAAAGATGCCGCCAACCCAAGATATATCCAGACCGTTTGGGGCCTGGGCTATGTGTTTGTGCCCGACGGTGCCGCGCGGCGTTAG
- a CDS encoding substrate-binding periplasmic protein gives MNSKLFLLFLLLACQICAASQTELGRKKVNICIDETEYPPLNYFIRLDGRKTSVNAGFDIELLRLVLSRQDWRVNLVAAPWPRCLLEVEQGRLDAAMASSANDERRATFLLSRPYFYLSPSVAFLPERFPQLKQEGLPQRLDSLGRVCGIRGFNYAYYEQPADLGIHRSNEILQFSDLLLKRRCEFFLINREVYSAILRLEGQESLADRLAILPMAGGIKVPFYMLVSRRSPHAQALLSEFNRGVDSLEQSGALARLWTRFTEGQGGKTNP, from the coding sequence ATGAACTCGAAACTCTTTCTATTGTTTCTGCTGCTTGCCTGCCAGATCTGCGCCGCGTCTCAAACTGAATTGGGGCGTAAAAAGGTTAACATCTGCATCGATGAGACTGAGTATCCGCCCCTTAACTATTTCATTCGCCTTGATGGTCGTAAAACCAGTGTAAATGCAGGTTTCGATATCGAACTGCTACGCCTTGTGCTGTCCAGACAAGATTGGCGCGTTAATCTGGTGGCGGCGCCTTGGCCTCGCTGTTTGCTGGAGGTGGAGCAGGGACGACTCGATGCTGCCATGGCTTCATCGGCCAACGATGAGCGCAGGGCAACTTTTCTGTTGTCTCGGCCCTATTTCTATCTGAGTCCGTCAGTGGCCTTCCTCCCTGAGCGCTTTCCCCAACTAAAGCAAGAGGGACTCCCTCAACGACTGGATTCATTAGGGCGGGTCTGCGGCATTAGAGGTTTTAACTACGCTTACTATGAGCAACCGGCCGATCTCGGCATCCATCGTAGCAACGAGATATTGCAATTTAGCGACCTACTGCTCAAGCGCCGCTGTGAATTCTTCCTGATCAATCGGGAAGTTTACAGTGCCATCTTACGACTGGAGGGGCAGGAGAGCCTGGCGGATAGGCTGGCTATCTTGCCTATGGCGGGGGGCATTAAGGTACCTTTCTACATGCTGGTGTCCCGTCGTAGCCCCCATGCTCAGGCGCTGCTGAGCGAGTTCAATCGCGGTGTCGATAGCCTGGAACAGAGCGGCGCCCTGGCCAGACTCTGGACGCGTTTCACCGAGGGACAAGGTGGCAAGACTAATCCTTAG
- a CDS encoding DUF7661 family protein: MIRVNVFGRSMSVRRVGEEWQLFNESQTGMRSRVYEVVIPPELAEDQLLSYLDDIYHEQASAQHPEVRLESK, from the coding sequence ATGATCAGGGTGAATGTGTTTGGCAGGTCCATGTCGGTGCGGCGTGTGGGCGAGGAGTGGCAGCTGTTTAATGAGTCGCAAACCGGGATGCGTAGCCGCGTCTATGAGGTGGTGATCCCGCCCGAGCTTGCTGAAGATCAGCTGCTTAGTTATCTGGATGATATCTATCACGAGCAGGCCAGTGCCCAGCACCCTGAGGTCAGGTTAGAGAGCAAATAG
- a CDS encoding peroxiredoxin, whose amino-acid sequence MIAQGQTLPAATLGQLTENGMVNHDVNELFANKKVVLFAVPGAFTPTCSEAHLPGYVVLADQFKAKGVDMIACVSVNDAFVMKAWGEAQNASELMMLADGDASFTKALGLEMDTAGFGGIRSQRYAMVIDNGVVTLLNVEAPKSFEVSKAEVVLAAL is encoded by the coding sequence ATGATAGCCCAAGGACAAACATTACCCGCCGCCACCTTAGGTCAGCTCACCGAGAACGGCATGGTCAACCATGATGTGAATGAACTGTTTGCCAACAAGAAGGTGGTGCTGTTTGCCGTACCCGGCGCCTTTACTCCAACCTGCTCCGAGGCGCATCTGCCCGGCTATGTGGTGCTGGCGGATCAGTTTAAGGCCAAAGGGGTCGATATGATTGCCTGTGTATCGGTTAACGATGCCTTCGTGATGAAGGCCTGGGGCGAGGCGCAAAATGCCAGCGAGTTGATGATGTTGGCCGATGGCGATGCCAGCTTTACCAAGGCCTTGGGGCTGGAGATGGACACCGCCGGCTTTGGGGGCATTCGCTCTCAGCGTTACGCCATGGTGATCGACAACGGCGTGGTGACTCTGCTGAATGTCGAGGCGCCCAAGAGCTTCGAGGTCAGCAAGGCAGAGGTGGTACTGGCAGCGTTATAA
- the envZ gene encoding two-component system sensor histidine kinase EnvZ translates to MSWFKRFLPRSAFSQTVLLIGSLLLVNQLVSYLSVAVYFIQPTYQQINQLIARQVNLLFVDGVDVGREHLSMVDALNAKVRDDSMEIYNLKDAREAGVDRAAYYSLLSAQMSEHLGGKAEVRIAQGKEFEIWIRPPQAPSVWIKVPLTGFNEFGLSPLTLYLMVIGALSVAGGWWFARKQNKPLKRLQKAAISVSRGDYPAPLPPSGSTEIIEVTNAFNQMSRSMQQLEQDRALLMAGISHDLRTPLTRIRLASEMMVEEDEYLKEGIVHDIEDMDAIINQFIAYIRQDQEANRELVQINDLLQDIAQAETNRDGEIVLALNECPEIPMQAVAVKRIISNLVENAFRYGNGWVRLSSNFDGRRVGFGVEDNGPGIPSDQIHKLFQPFTQGDSARGSVGSGLGLAIIKRIVDRHQGQVVLTNRPEGGLHAQVWLPLE, encoded by the coding sequence ATGAGCTGGTTTAAACGCTTTCTTCCCCGCAGCGCCTTCAGTCAGACAGTACTGCTGATAGGCTCGCTGCTGCTGGTCAATCAGCTGGTCTCCTATCTCTCGGTGGCTGTGTACTTTATTCAGCCCACCTACCAGCAGATCAACCAGCTGATCGCCCGCCAGGTAAACCTGCTGTTCGTCGACGGCGTAGATGTCGGCCGCGAACACCTGTCCATGGTCGATGCCCTCAACGCCAAGGTGCGCGACGACAGCATGGAGATTTACAACCTTAAGGATGCCCGCGAGGCCGGGGTCGACCGCGCCGCCTACTACAGTCTGCTATCGGCGCAGATGTCAGAGCATCTGGGCGGCAAGGCCGAGGTGCGCATCGCCCAGGGCAAGGAGTTCGAGATCTGGATCCGCCCGCCCCAGGCGCCATCGGTATGGATTAAGGTGCCTCTGACCGGCTTCAACGAATTTGGTCTCTCGCCCCTGACCCTCTACCTCATGGTGATCGGTGCCCTGAGTGTCGCCGGCGGTTGGTGGTTCGCCCGTAAGCAGAACAAACCGCTCAAGCGTCTGCAGAAGGCGGCGATCTCCGTCTCCCGGGGCGACTATCCCGCGCCCCTGCCTCCCAGTGGCTCCACAGAGATCATCGAGGTAACCAACGCCTTCAACCAGATGTCCCGCAGCATGCAGCAGCTGGAGCAGGACAGGGCTTTGTTGATGGCGGGGATCTCCCACGATCTGCGCACGCCGCTGACTCGCATCCGTCTCGCCTCCGAGATGATGGTGGAGGAAGATGAGTACCTCAAAGAGGGCATAGTGCATGACATCGAGGATATGGACGCCATCATCAACCAGTTTATCGCCTATATACGCCAGGATCAGGAGGCCAATCGCGAACTGGTGCAGATAAACGATCTGCTGCAGGATATCGCCCAGGCCGAGACCAACCGCGACGGCGAGATAGTGCTAGCGCTAAACGAGTGCCCCGAAATTCCTATGCAGGCGGTGGCGGTCAAACGCATCATCAGTAACCTGGTAGAGAACGCCTTCCGCTACGGCAACGGCTGGGTGAGATTGAGTTCCAATTTCGACGGTCGCCGGGTCGGCTTCGGCGTGGAAGACAACGGCCCAGGCATTCCCAGTGACCAGATCCACAAGCTGTTCCAGCCCTTCACCCAGGGTGATAGCGCCCGCGGCAGCGTCGGCTCAGGCCTGGGATTGGCAATCATCAAGCGGATAGTCGACCGTCATCAGGGCCAGGTAGTACTCACCAACCGCCCCGAAGGCGGCCTGCATGCCCAGGTATGGCTGCCTTTGGAATAG
- a CDS encoding methyl-accepting chemotaxis protein yields the protein MKISTLSLWASATLLLLAALLAGVVVWSNQERAQIEQKNQMLADLQQQFLVEVRRQLESYLSTGNSQQLSSAKQQLQTIAASLNQLSHEEADRLQGSISAFIKDLDTQYRAAGKLAGNPRQLLAHAESEMISYNQHLAEYADKGLAENPKLAKQYLQLTQSLPPLVYQLSQLTQDYLIGKDQRLKSLLATQIQALTDWHDQLAKLPLLGLYEAQEADEFALGDDEAEQIEIGESYYSELLSLSQRYGKEVSNTHQMLTANQAAQEAMMAAIVRIEDELLQLGQAQQAQNLHLKQQLQTLLYGVVSVLAVFALVYLLLQQRRVVKPLRHLNQAFMRLSESNNRERLTIERRCETGQIAGHFNQLLDRFEAEDAAQRVKIGQISTSLSQLVHRITELTQGTETTLGIVDTAQNQTEQVRAIAREVSELSSQVEQHAQQTHSQMLASQEEVQAFMSAADETQQAVSHCHLSLGSLTTSVNDVSTILDVIGNIAEQTNLLALNAAIEAARAGEQGRGFAVVADEVRNLSQRTQESLQQVVTILSQLTEANQQLTLSVEGIASTSQKQAQGAQNLWQVTQTVQQQSQEMTETAKQGSRFSVDQASHLDSLSQAMESLKQHAMAAASQSEVIADEVAQGVADIEASLGIDGQSLDNAA from the coding sequence ATGAAAATTTCCACTCTCTCCCTCTGGGCCTCTGCCACCCTGTTACTGCTGGCCGCACTCTTGGCCGGTGTCGTCGTATGGAGCAATCAGGAACGTGCCCAGATAGAACAGAAGAATCAGATGCTGGCCGATCTGCAGCAGCAGTTTCTGGTCGAGGTTCGCCGCCAGCTGGAGAGCTACCTGAGCACGGGTAATAGCCAGCAGCTGAGCAGCGCCAAGCAACAGCTTCAGACCATAGCCGCCAGCCTGAACCAACTCTCTCACGAGGAAGCCGACCGGCTACAGGGGTCTATCTCGGCTTTTATCAAAGACTTGGACACCCAATACCGCGCCGCGGGTAAGCTGGCCGGCAATCCCCGTCAGCTGTTGGCCCACGCCGAGAGCGAGATGATCTCCTACAACCAGCACCTGGCCGAGTATGCCGACAAGGGTCTGGCGGAAAACCCGAAACTCGCCAAACAATACCTGCAACTGACCCAGAGTCTACCACCTCTGGTGTATCAGCTGTCACAGTTAACCCAGGACTATCTGATTGGCAAAGATCAGCGCCTCAAGTCCCTGCTGGCGACTCAGATCCAAGCCCTGACCGACTGGCACGACCAACTGGCCAAGCTGCCGCTACTCGGCCTGTATGAGGCCCAGGAGGCCGACGAGTTTGCCCTGGGCGATGACGAGGCGGAACAGATAGAGATAGGCGAGAGCTATTACAGCGAGCTGCTCTCCCTCAGCCAGCGCTATGGCAAAGAGGTGAGCAACACCCACCAGATGCTGACCGCCAACCAGGCCGCCCAGGAAGCCATGATGGCCGCCATCGTCCGCATCGAAGATGAGCTGCTCCAGCTCGGCCAGGCGCAGCAGGCGCAAAACCTGCACCTCAAGCAACAGCTACAGACCCTGCTCTACGGCGTGGTCTCAGTGCTGGCGGTGTTCGCCCTGGTCTACCTCCTGTTACAACAACGCAGGGTGGTAAAGCCCCTCAGACACCTGAATCAGGCCTTCATGCGCCTGAGCGAGTCCAACAACCGCGAGCGCCTGACCATAGAGCGACGCTGTGAAACCGGCCAGATCGCCGGTCACTTCAATCAGCTACTCGATCGCTTCGAGGCGGAAGACGCCGCCCAACGCGTCAAGATAGGCCAGATCTCCACCTCGCTGTCACAGCTGGTACACCGCATTACCGAGCTGACCCAGGGCACAGAGACCACACTGGGCATAGTCGACACGGCGCAGAATCAGACCGAGCAGGTGCGCGCCATCGCCCGTGAGGTGAGCGAACTCTCCAGCCAGGTCGAGCAGCATGCCCAGCAGACCCACAGCCAGATGCTCGCCAGTCAGGAGGAGGTGCAGGCCTTCATGAGCGCCGCCGACGAGACTCAGCAGGCGGTGAGCCACTGCCACCTCTCTTTAGGCAGCCTGACCACCTCGGTCAACGACGTCTCCACCATACTGGATGTGATCGGCAACATCGCCGAGCAGACCAACCTGCTGGCCCTCAACGCCGCCATCGAGGCCGCCCGCGCCGGCGAGCAGGGACGCGGTTTCGCCGTGGTCGCCGACGAGGTGCGCAACCTGTCTCAACGCACCCAGGAATCCTTGCAGCAGGTGGTGACCATATTGAGTCAGCTCACCGAAGCCAATCAGCAACTGACCCTGAGCGTAGAGGGAATAGCTAGCACCAGCCAGAAGCAGGCCCAGGGGGCTCAGAATCTCTGGCAGGTGACCCAGACGGTACAGCAACAGTCACAAGAGATGACAGAGACCGCCAAGCAGGGCAGCCGCTTCAGCGTCGATCAGGCCAGCCACCTGGATAGCCTGTCACAGGCGATGGAGTCGCTGAAACAGCACGCCATGGCCGCCGCCAGTCAGAGCGAGGTGATCGCCGATGAGGTGGCTCAAGGGGTCGCCGACATCGAGGCCAGCCTGGGTATCGACGGACAATCTCTGGATAACGCCGCCTAA
- a CDS encoding DUF2937 family protein has product MIRRLMDYLRLLLFVCGVLLGVQVPAFVDQYGKALAAHTQEAKQSLAEFQRDADRFFGGDIDKLIAHYKQNPDAVFNAGGESIEALYQRYQLLSAALTEFNQSGYGGFDRLVLAPLPEIRDQVWQHFSHSILLDGRAIAFGLVFGLLFAMFCELTLHGCGHCCRGAYRRLRPKAESQPEGR; this is encoded by the coding sequence ATGATTAGACGTTTAATGGATTACCTCAGGCTTTTGTTGTTTGTCTGCGGCGTGCTGCTCGGGGTGCAGGTGCCAGCCTTTGTGGATCAGTATGGCAAGGCGCTTGCGGCTCATACCCAGGAGGCCAAACAGAGTCTGGCGGAGTTTCAGCGCGATGCCGACCGTTTCTTCGGCGGCGATATCGACAAGCTGATCGCCCACTACAAGCAGAATCCCGACGCCGTGTTCAACGCTGGCGGCGAGAGCATAGAGGCGCTGTATCAGAGGTATCAGTTGCTGTCTGCGGCGCTGACTGAGTTTAATCAATCTGGCTACGGCGGATTCGACAGGCTTGTGCTGGCGCCCCTACCAGAGATCCGAGACCAGGTGTGGCAGCATTTCAGCCACAGCATACTGCTGGATGGCCGCGCCATCGCCTTTGGCCTGGTGTTCGGCCTGTTGTTTGCCATGTTTTGCGAGTTGACGCTACACGGCTGCGGCCATTGTTGTCGCGGCGCCTATCGCCGCCTCAGGCCTAAAGCTGAGTCGCAGCCAGAAGGCAGGTAA